A single genomic interval of Suncus etruscus isolate mSunEtr1 chromosome 12, mSunEtr1.pri.cur, whole genome shotgun sequence harbors:
- the IAH1 gene encoding isoamyl acetate-hydrolyzing esterase 1 homolog isoform X1, with translation MALCEAAACGSPLLWPRVLLFGDSITQFSFQQGGWGASLADKLARKCDVLNRGFSGYNTRWAKIILPRLIRKGNSLDNPVAVTVFFGANDSALKEENPKQHIPVEEYIENLKSIVQYLNSVDVPKNRIILISPPPLCEAMWEKECRLQGCKLNRLNSVVGEYASACLQVAQDCGTDALDLWTLMQKDSQDFSSYLSDGLHLSPKGNEFLFSHLWPLIEKKVSSLTLLLPYWRDVAEAKPELSLLGDGDH, from the exons ATGGCGCTGTGCGAGGCCGCGGCTTGCGGGAGCCCGTTGCTCTGGCCTCGGGTGTTGCTCTTCGGAGACTCCATCACCCAG ttttctttccAACAGGGTGGATGGGGAGCATCACTGGCTGACAAGCTGGCCAG AAAATGTGATGTTCTGAATCGTGGATTTTCAGGTTACAATACCAGATGGGCCAAAATTATTCTTCCAAGACTAATCAGGAAAGGGAACAGTTTGGACAACCCTGTAGCAGTTACTGTTTTCTTTGGGGCCAATGATAGTGCACTAAAAg AAGAGAACCCCAAGCAGCACATTCCCGTGGAGGAATATATTGAGAATCTCAAGAGCATAGTGCAGTACCTCAATTCCGTGGACGTTCCCAAGAACAGGATCATTCTCATTTCGCCACCCCCACTCTGTGAGGCCATGTGGGAAAAGGAGTGTCGCCTGCAAG GCTGCAAGTTAAATCGCCTGAACTCAGTAGTTGGAGAATATGCTAGTGCCTGTTTACAAGTAGCCCAAGACTGTGGCACTGATGCACTTGACTTGTGGACCCTGATGCAGAAGGACAGCCAG GATTTTTCGTCCTATTTGTCAGATGGACTACATTTATCACCTAAGGGAAATGAGTTTTTGTTCTCCCATCTTTGGCCTTTGATAGAGAAGAAAGTCTCCTCTCTCACTTTGCTTCTTCCTTACTGGCGAGATGTAGCAGAAGCAAAACCGGAACTCAGTCTCCTGGGAGATGGAGACCATTAG
- the IAH1 gene encoding isoamyl acetate-hydrolyzing esterase 1 homolog isoform X2, whose translation MDGGLGTHQGPLTCYNTRWAKIILPRLIRKGNSLDNPVAVTVFFGANDSALKEENPKQHIPVEEYIENLKSIVQYLNSVDVPKNRIILISPPPLCEAMWEKECRLQGCKLNRLNSVVGEYASACLQVAQDCGTDALDLWTLMQKDSQDFSSYLSDGLHLSPKGNEFLFSHLWPLIEKKVSSLTLLLPYWRDVAEAKPELSLLGDGDH comes from the exons ATGGATGGTGGGCTGGGAACACATCAGGGGCCCTTGACAT GTTACAATACCAGATGGGCCAAAATTATTCTTCCAAGACTAATCAGGAAAGGGAACAGTTTGGACAACCCTGTAGCAGTTACTGTTTTCTTTGGGGCCAATGATAGTGCACTAAAAg AAGAGAACCCCAAGCAGCACATTCCCGTGGAGGAATATATTGAGAATCTCAAGAGCATAGTGCAGTACCTCAATTCCGTGGACGTTCCCAAGAACAGGATCATTCTCATTTCGCCACCCCCACTCTGTGAGGCCATGTGGGAAAAGGAGTGTCGCCTGCAAG GCTGCAAGTTAAATCGCCTGAACTCAGTAGTTGGAGAATATGCTAGTGCCTGTTTACAAGTAGCCCAAGACTGTGGCACTGATGCACTTGACTTGTGGACCCTGATGCAGAAGGACAGCCAG GATTTTTCGTCCTATTTGTCAGATGGACTACATTTATCACCTAAGGGAAATGAGTTTTTGTTCTCCCATCTTTGGCCTTTGATAGAGAAGAAAGTCTCCTCTCTCACTTTGCTTCTTCCTTACTGGCGAGATGTAGCAGAAGCAAAACCGGAACTCAGTCTCCTGGGAGATGGAGACCATTAG